The window GACAGAAGATGATCAACCGCTGATGAAGCGAAGTTCTAGATCTCGAGTTCAACGCAAAAAGCGGTGTGGGAAATCCACACCGCTTTTAATCCGGAGGCTTCAGCGCAGCTTGAAGGTAAAGTCAGCGGCTATCTCGATACCGAAGCGTTCGCGAGAGGATCTCCTCCATCTCCTCGTCGTACTCATCGCGATCGCGCCGGCGACGTTTCTGGCGGCGATCCCGCCGCTTTTCATCCTGGAAGTCTTCGCCTAGAGCTTTCTGGAAGGCCAGCGCTATCACCGAGGGGATCTCCTCTGTTTCCTCGTCGTCATCGAGGTCAAACTCCGTCACCGGCTCCGGCTCAGGCTGCACTGGCTCCGGCCGCAATCCCTTCAGGCTTAGATCAATCCGCTGTCGACGCCGATCCACCGCGATCACCCGAGCTTCCAGCTCCTCACCTACCCGAACGACGTCCTCTGGTTTAGCCACATACCCTTCAGCCATCTCACGCACATGCAACATGGCCTCTCGCCCGACGCCGATGTCCACAAAAGCACCATACGGCGTCAGCCGGGTGATCTTACCACGTACGATCTCACCTTCTTGCAGGTTGCGGATGGTCTTAGTACCTGGGGGGATCAAGGTCAGGCTGATGCGGTTATGTTCACGATCTAAATCTTTGATCCAGGCCGTCACCTGTTGGCCTTCCTGGAGGACATCGCTCACTTTGTTAACGCGAGTGACAGACAGCTCCGAAATATGCGCCAGCCCATCGGTGCCCACCCCAATGTCGATGAAAGCGCCAAAGTCGGTCAGCCGACGGACAACCCCGGTCACTTCCATGCCCCGCTTTAGCGGCTTGATGATCTTCTTGGGAGGGATCACCTTGATCTCCACCGGCTGCGCTACAGCGGCTTGAGCACGACGTCGGCGACGTCGGCGGCGCTTCTTACGCTGCTCCGTCCCTCTTGCTTCCTCCGATGCAGGAGATGCAACCTCGGCCATCCCCCCGTTATCCTTGGCCTGTTGCGCTGATGGTGTCGCTTCGGCCATCGGTGACTCCGAGGACGTCCCGTTTGACCGAAGCGCTGACACACCTTCGGTGATGACTTGCCTCTCAGCCCGGATATCCGATGCCCGTTCCAAGGTGGTCTCGTTGCTCACGATTGAAGCCTCCTTGAGATTACGACTGATAAAATGCCAAAGAAGATTATACTTCACGCTTCCCAGGGTGTCAAAATGAGCTGAAGAGAGTTCTCCCTGGCACAAAGAAGCCATGACATGGTAGAATGCGGACACCTTCACGCTTAGCTCCCCCAGTGAATCTTGATGAACTCGTCCAACCAAGGCTAAAGAAAGGAGTTTGTGATCGCATGGAACGCAAAATGAGGAAACGTCCCAAGATCGGCATCTTCGGCATCGGATTGGCTGCGTACTGGCCTCAATTCCCTGGTCTGAAGGAACGCCTAGAAGGCTACCAGCGGCATGTCGAGCGCAACATCGCCAGCTTTGGATGCGATATAGTCTCGGCTGGACTGGTGGATACAGCCCCTGCCGCTCGCGCAGCCGGCGACCTGTTCGCCGAACAGAACGTGGACCTAATCGTGTGCTATGTAGCCACCTATGCAACTTCTTCGCAGGTATTGCCGGCCGTCCAGCGAAGGCGCGCACCCGTCTTGATCCTAAACCTGCAGCCGGTCGCCCGTCTTGACTATCCCAACACAAGCACAGGCGAGTGGCTGGCGAATTGCTGTGCCTGCTGCGTGCCTGAAATCTCCTGCGCCTTCGCCCGCTCGGGTATCCAGTTCAACGTCGTATCGGGCATGCTCTTCGATGACGAACGCGCCTGGCGGGAGATCCGCGAATGGTGTGAGGCCGCCGGAGTCATGCGCAGCCTTCAATATGGCCGTATCGGATTCCTGGGCCATACCTACCCT is drawn from Anaerolineae bacterium and contains these coding sequences:
- a CDS encoding S1 RNA-binding domain-containing protein, which codes for MSNETTLERASDIRAERQVITEGVSALRSNGTSSESPMAEATPSAQQAKDNGGMAEVASPASEEARGTEQRKKRRRRRRRRAQAAVAQPVEIKVIPPKKIIKPLKRGMEVTGVVRRLTDFGAFIDIGVGTDGLAHISELSVTRVNKVSDVLQEGQQVTAWIKDLDREHNRISLTLIPPGTKTIRNLQEGEIVRGKITRLTPYGAFVDIGVGREAMLHVREMAEGYVAKPEDVVRVGEELEARVIAVDRRRQRIDLSLKGLRPEPVQPEPEPVTEFDLDDDEETEEIPSVIALAFQKALGEDFQDEKRRDRRQKRRRRDRDEYDEEMEEILSRTLRYRDSR